The genome window GGATTACGGTAATCGCAGATCCCCAGACTGACAGCGTTGAGCATAACGCGAGTCGATATGACCATGGTTACCAGTTGGTACACATCTGTATATGCAGGCAGACGTCAGCTAgctgggcttgggctttTACTTGAGTTTGTGAGGCCGGTTAATTGCGGTTAAGCCAGCTAGAAACTAGACCAGAACAATGCTTCCAGGATCCTAAAATGGCTAGGATCCGAGGATCGCCTGCAACGTCATTGACACCGTTCGTGAGGTTTGTGAGGTGTTTGCCTGTGCGCCTAGTTGCAACGTGGCATAACCCATCAGGCTAGCAATCGTGCTTTAATGTTAATATGTTAACCAATGTTGGCAGTATGGCGTAACGGCGCGGGCCTCACAACTAAAGCCAACGCGGAGGCTACTGTCCGCGCCAGCATCGGCAACATTGTCCCAAGCCACCgacgccacccaacccacGCGACTCATGACGACACTGCCTCTTACTTCCGCAGTGAACATCTTCCCAACGTAAAGCAACCACTCTTCACATTTCATCCGCCATCAGTTTTGTACGAGGCCTCAAACTCTAAGCACGCAAGGCATGCCAAGGTAcaggggaggggaagaacTCTTCCTTCAGATCTTGTATCGTTGTCGTGATCGTTAGGTGGGATGGGGTGAACGAGAGTCGTTTAGAGAGGCTGCGTGTTGTCTGTCCAGTGTTAGTGACATTGACACGTCACATAGTTCAGCTGCTACTCACCGCTGAACGCCGAGCCAGCGCTGGGGTTGAAGCCAGTGGTCTGTCCAGTCGAAACGTCCACcgggcgcgacgacgacgaggtcgagttgTAGGCGGGAGCCGGGCGGTTGATGTTCACAgccaggcggcggagaACGTTAAAGTAGACAACCTCGGCACCACGGGTcgaggggaggaagacTTGCTTGTTAACTCTCTACTTGCTAAAACAAACACGCCTGTACTCACGCCAAACAATGAAGATGCTCTTAAAGACAAAGTAAAAGGGAACCCAGTAAAGAATGGGGCGGAGCGCAACCGACTCGATGAGGTTGAAGGTGCCGTAGACGATCTGTTTGCGTTAGTCACGCGACCTGTTTGCTCGATTTTTGCGTTGCAACGTCAAGCTACTCACCCAGTAGGTAAGCCACTGCTTGTCGTCGTTGGTGCTAGGACTCTCGAGAGCCTTGATCGAGAGGTACGCAGGAAGACCCCAGCCGATAAGGTTGGAGATAggctgcgcgaggccaAAGAGGTTGAAGAAGATGAGAAGCACGGCACTGTCGTCAGCGCAAGTCTCACAGCAGCTGGCTACTCACACGccaccaaggccaaggacacCGTACGCCTTGGGGACCTTGGTCTtggcctcaacctccctcAGGACGGGGTACTTgttgagctcggcatcgagcgAGTTGACCTGGCCCTGGAGAGCACGGCTCGCCTGCTGGACGTAGGGGTGGTTGACAAAGTTGTTCTTGATCTGTTGAGACTGAGGGGTAGCCATCTAAGAGGTAGTCAGCATTAGTAGGTCGGGAAGAAGGGCTTTGCCCTGTGGCCGTGGGAAGGGGAACAAATGACCAGCTGGTGGATGGCAGCGATCGAACGAGGATGCTCACTGTGGATGGATTATCTCTTGGGTCTAGAATCGAGATGAGAGGGGAGGATAGACAAGTGAGGAAGGGTTGGAAGGGATGGATGGGTGAATGGATGGATGTGATGAAGAGAGATagagagatgagaggaagagggttggatgatggatgacCTTGGTAACTGGGTGGGTGGTTGGAGTGGTTTGAATGATGATGCAGGGGGAACTGCGGGTAAGTTCAAGTTCCACTAAGGGTCAACTTTGCTAAAGTATTGCTTTGCTGTGTGGCTCACTCTTACGGTGAGATTTGGAGCTTGCTGGAAGATGACGATGTGAATCGGGTCAAGCTCCAAGCTCTAGCCGCTCTCTCACTTTCACACTCTTTCTCTCGCGCTCTCGCACGCACTCTACTATAATCCAGGGTCCTTTCGTGTTCTGGGCAATGGCAAATGAGCATATGAGCATATGGGCATAGGGGCATATGGGCAACTAGGCAAGATGTGCTATTGGGCAAATGGGATTCAAAGTGGtcatctccctctccctcactCTTACATCGGGTGTACGCAAGGCAAGGTCTTGACTGAGTGATCATCTTGGTAGAGCTTGAGTGACGGCATGAGCCATATCTATGCAAGCTGCGCGCATATGGGCATTTATGGCTAGACGTCATTCTACGTAGCAGACTATGACGTGCAGGTCATGCACAAGCCCACATCATAGTCATACTCACTTCTCTCCAGTCCCTATCCGCTTATTACCGCCTCTATAAGGAGATGTGGCACTGtttccttcctctcccccctCAACCGATCACCAACCTGACGATCACTTGTTTAACCCACCCTCTTTGAAAAAGGACTACTTTCCAAAGTATTTATCTCATGTTATTTATCCCGTTATGCCTGGATTCTAGACTTGAAAAGTACATAGTACAAACAATTCATGTAAAACAATTCAGGTAAAACAATTCCTGTAAGACAATTCCTGTAAAACACTTTCTGTAAGCCTGTAAAACACTTGCTGTAAAACAGTCCAGTTGTAATGCCATAAAGCCACGGCATATCAGGCCAGGGGATCAAGCTATCAAGGGAATTAAGGGAAAGAGTGAATCATTTAAAAGGGTAAATTGAGACACGACACATGTTAAAGTTAGAATTGCAGTCACGCTGTATCATTCCACACAAAGCTCAACTTGAATGCATTCACAAACGCGTCTGACATCTATCATCTCACTCAATCTCACAAACTCACACACTCTCATACACTTTCTCTACCTCTTGTTCCTCGACTCATACATTCACACTACCTGTCCGTTTCTGTAACCGCTTACCACGCAACCCACTCAGCCAGCCAGGCACACTCGTATATACACATTCACTTGACACCCTTCCCACCACGACTGTGCTTCCACAAGCACACTGCATTCTCCTTTCATCCACTTACCAACCCCCTCGACTCCCACGTTCACACTCCCGCGACGCGCCTATGGCCTATGCGTCGCACTCGCCGAGCATTGGTGGCCTCCAGCTGCGCCCACGCCGCTCTCGCCTCCTCAGTCGCTCCGCTCAACTCCTGGCTCTCAGATTCGGTTGGGTCGTCATCGTGATCTGGTACGAGGTGCGTACTACATCCTTCCCCACTGACGACAGGCCGGTGAGTTCTTCAGCTCTCTCTCGAGTTGCCGCTTCCCAGACTCCAAGCTGCGCAAGGCCTCTGGCACGGACCCAATACATGTTGTCCTGGTTGCAGATCCGCACGTGCCCCACCCTGTGCTCTCGCATTCAGAGGACGCACGGCCTTGGGTCAACGCCGTGCGACAGCACATGGAGGAACTGTACATGCGCAAGAGCTGGAAAGTTGTCCGGCGACTGGGACGCATCGACGCAGTCATCTTCGTCGGTGACATGCTAGACTGCGGCCGAGGGAACCTCTCAGATCAAGAGTACGTTGTCACATTGGCGacagctcacaccagatACGAGGAATATATGAAACTGTTCCACTCGATCTTTACGTTGCCCAAGTCGGTTGCTACATACTTCGTTCCCGGAAACAACGACATTCCTTTAGGGCGCCTAAGCCCAAACTTCTCGCCACTCGCGAGGAAGCGTTACCTCGAGCACTTTGGTGCCGTGAATCAGGTCGTCAACCTTTCCAATCACTCGCTCATATTGCTTGacgccgtcggcctcgtcgaggaggactaTCGCCGCTATGCGTCCGAGGTGCAGTTTGGCGAGTGGGACGGTgtgagcggcggcgtcatCGAGTTTGTCAAGGGCCTCGGCATTGGTGAGTCGTACGACAGCGCAAACTAACAGCAGCGCGCCCGCCATCCCCGATCCTCATCTCACATATCCCGCTCGCGCGACCCGAGTCCGCAACGTGCGGCCCACTAAGCGAGCACGGGCGCATTCTCAAGGGCGTCGGGTTAGGCTATCAGAGCCTCTTGGGATCGGAGACGAGCAGATTCCTGCTGAGAGAGATCAAGCCAGACATTGTCTTCAGTGGTGACGATCACGACTACTGCGAAATCACGCATCCAGGAGCCGTCAAGGAAGTGACAGTCAAGTCGTTCAGCTCAAACGCTGGTGTGCGCCGTCCTGGCTTTCAACTGCTGTCGCTGGTTCCACCGGAACCTGGCCTGGCGGGCCTTGCGGACGTCCCCTGCATTCTCCCAGACCAGTTGGGAGTCTACCAGCGTGTGTACGTCCCGCTCACCATCCTTACATTCGTCTATCTCTTCTACGTGAACGTTCGCAGGACGTGGTCGCGGTCTCACCGTTTGTCCGAAAAGTCGCGGCTCCACATCatcgaggagaagctcCACCGCCCGGTGCCCCTGACGCTTCCGTCGCGGCGATCAGCGCAGCACCTCCAGACTCACATCATGTCCCGGCATTCTCTCTCACCAGCGCCTTCCGCACCGGGGAGCCCGGCTGTGAGCCCAAGATTAGTCTTCGGgcatgacgacgaggcacCATCGCCATCCTTGTCGCGGCGATCGAGCTACGGCAACGACCTGAACAACACCGAGTACGCACCAAGGCGGACAgcgagcggcggcctcctccccctcccgaACAGCACTCCGCGCCGAGTCCAGATCCCACGCATAATGTCCGCGAGCGAGTGGGTCTCCGCTGCGAAAGCCAAGGACATGTCGGTGCTGAgtctcgtcgccgaccagAGCCGGGGCCCACTGCAACGCGCCAAGGGATACGCGCGCTGGTTGTGGCGGACGCGGCACGGCGTGCTCGTGCGCAGCACGTTTGATATGCTCGGCGTCACGCTGCCTGCGATTCTCGTTTGGTGTCTGGTGAACGCCATGTTTGCGGATTGGCTCTTCTAGCCTGAGCGACGCTGGACGTTGCCCCATGGCCCAGGACATTTCGGACTTTACGTTGTTGCCGTAGCCTGTTGGCATGTCTCGTTGTTATGTAGTCTTACATGTGCGGTGGGCCGGCTGACCAACGCGCGGCCATCTACTGTAACCTCCGAATTCACATAGTCTCAGGTCCTGTTCTTTCTGACATTGGCTGCCACTGCATGGCTATGTGCCGTCGCCAGCACGCCCGAGACGCTTGCGCCGCACCTCTGACATCTAACTAGACTTGGTACTCACACTTATGCACATACAATTCTACCTAATACACAACTACGTCTCTATCCGCCTCTAGTACGCGTCCTGGGTAAAGTCAAACGCAACTTGTTCTCGATCCCAA of Cutaneotrichosporon cavernicola HIS019 DNA, chromosome: 4 contains these proteins:
- the YOP1 gene encoding uncharacterized protein (TB2/DP1, HVA22 family), translating into MITQSRPCLAYTRYPRDNPSTMATPQSQQIKNNFVNHPYVQQASRALQGQVNSLDAELNKYPVLREVEAKTKVPKAYGVLGLGGVAVLLIFFNLFGLAQPISNLIGWGLPAYLSIKALESPSTNDDKQWLTYWIVYGTFNLIESVALRPILYWVPFYFVFKSIFIVWLFLPSTRGAEVVYFNVLRRLAVNINRPAPAYNSTSSSSRPVDVSTGQTTGFNPSAGSAFSDNTQPL
- a CDS encoding uncharacterized protein (Calcineurin-like phosphoesterase), encoding MAYASHSPSIGGLQLRPRRSRLLSRSAQLLALRFGWVVIVIWYEAGEFFSSLSSCRFPDSKLRKASGTDPIHVVLVADPHVPHPVLSHSEDARPWVNAVRQHMEELYMRKSWKVVRRLGRIDAVIFVGDMLDCGRGNLSDQEYEEYMKLFHSIFTLPKSVATYFVPGNNDIPLGRLSPNFSPLARKRYLEHFGAVNQVVNLSNHSLILLDAVGLVEEDYRRYASEVQFGEWDGVSGGVIEFVKGLGIARPPSPILISHIPLARPESATCGPLSEHGRILKGVGLGYQSLLGSETSRFLLREIKPDIVFSGDDHDYCEITHPGAVKEVTVKSFSSNAGVRRPGFQLLSLVPPEPGLAGLADVPCILPDQLGVYQRVYVPLTILTFVYLFYVNVRRTWSRSHRLSEKSRLHIIEEKLHRPVPLTLPSRRSAQHLQTHIMSRHSLSPAPSAPGSPAVSPRLVFGHDDEAPSPSLSRRSSYGNDLNNTEYAPRRTASGGLLPLPNSTPRRVQIPRIMSASEWVSAAKAKDMSVLSLVADQSRGPLQRAKGYARWLWRTRHGVLVRSTFDMLGVTLPAILVWCLVNAMFADWLF